Proteins co-encoded in one Setaria viridis chromosome 9, Setaria_viridis_v4.0, whole genome shotgun sequence genomic window:
- the LOC117835381 gene encoding uncharacterized protein produces the protein MEVLTFEVVDFLGSYHAILGRSCYAMFMAVPNFTYLKLKMPGPNGVITVGSTFLYTYKCDREHYKLATSIVNAAELPKLESAAAPAMPDYNEPISTSAFSLTEETKAVEINPSEPTKMVRIETKLSAK, from the coding sequence ATGGAGGTCCtgaccttcgaggtggtggactTCTTGGGGTCCTACCACGCTATCCTAGGGCGCTCATGCTACGCCATGTTCATGGCGGTCCCCAACTTcacctacctcaagctgaaGATGCCGGGACCGAATGGCGTCATCACCGTGGGTAGCACCTTTTTGTACACCTACAAGTGTGACCGCGAGCACTACAAGCTCGCAACCAGCATCGTCAACGCCGCCGAGCTCCCAAAGCTCGAGAGCGCAGCAGCCCCAGCGATGCCCGACTACAACGAGCCGATCTCCACGAGCGCCTTCAGTCTAACCGAGGAGACCAAGGCGGTGGAGATCAACCCCAGTGAGCCGACCAAGATGGTGCGGATCGAGACCAAGCTCTCGGCCAAATAG